A single window of Achromobacter xylosoxidans DNA harbors:
- a CDS encoding lysozyme inhibitor LprI family protein, protein MSFPAADLRGSLALAGRGSQAGNARAMLLAVLLALVPASAARAEATLVVDLLDMARDGDQAAALLGVISIDLDESQAADGMVQSGACPGPVPQDINTEEPCYAAVLRDSHLQISDLRSQVLVQLGNTDYLLLRWRTTPVGNTPAQPGGHFFQVTVGYNGFYNGNQGEFFDLSRLPGELDPDQPYSFLRQYYDDRLNQLYRRTLASPALRAEDADALRRAQREWLKKTESQCGTARDQGSADEQAQARCVAERSAQRVWEIKKLRLQWGLARDLT, encoded by the coding sequence ATGTCCTTTCCCGCCGCTGATCTCCGTGGCTCGCTTGCGCTGGCCGGGCGCGGCAGCCAGGCTGGCAACGCGCGTGCGATGCTGCTCGCCGTCCTGTTGGCCCTCGTTCCTGCCAGCGCCGCGCGCGCCGAGGCCACCCTGGTCGTCGACCTGCTCGACATGGCCCGCGATGGCGATCAGGCGGCCGCGCTGCTGGGCGTCATCTCCATCGATCTGGACGAATCGCAGGCGGCCGACGGCATGGTGCAGTCCGGCGCCTGCCCCGGGCCGGTGCCGCAGGACATCAATACCGAGGAGCCTTGCTACGCGGCTGTCCTGCGCGACAGCCATCTGCAGATATCCGACCTGCGTTCCCAGGTGCTGGTCCAACTGGGCAATACCGACTATCTGCTGTTGCGCTGGCGCACCACGCCGGTAGGCAATACGCCGGCGCAGCCAGGCGGCCATTTCTTCCAGGTCACTGTCGGCTACAACGGCTTCTACAACGGCAACCAGGGCGAGTTTTTCGACCTCAGCCGGCTCCCGGGCGAACTGGATCCCGACCAGCCTTACTCCTTTCTCCGGCAGTACTACGACGATCGCCTGAACCAGCTTTATCGGCGCACGCTGGCCTCGCCGGCCCTGCGCGCCGAAGACGCCGACGCGTTGCGCCGGGCGCAGCGGGAATGGTTGAAGAAAACCGAGTCCCAGTGTGGCACGGCGCGGGACCAGGGCTCGGCCGATGAGCAGGCACAGGCCCGCTGCGTGGCCGAGCGCAGCGCACAGCGCGTCTGGGAAATCAAGAAATTGCGCTTGCAGTGGGGACTGGCACGGGACCTGACGTAG
- a CDS encoding metallophosphoesterase — MESGTRPGNARVQRFHLNATGRDFAVGDIHGHFGRLDAALAAAKFSPDHDRLFAVGDLVDRGPESADVLAWLERPWFHAICGNHDLMTWRRAMNNPVPQVDHRLHGGEWLDACDSDTQARIGACLNALPLAIEVETPGGVVGLVHADFPYDDWQAIHGATFSPEDEDACLWFIDRYRLQYAQPVRNVRAVVHGHMTLRKPAQLGNVYYIDTGGWQDGGRFTLLDLHTLKPWLRRS, encoded by the coding sequence ATGGAATCAGGCACGAGGCCCGGTAATGCACGGGTCCAGCGTTTTCATTTGAATGCGACGGGTCGCGACTTTGCGGTGGGTGATATCCATGGCCATTTCGGTCGGCTCGATGCCGCACTGGCCGCCGCCAAGTTTTCACCCGACCATGATCGATTGTTCGCCGTCGGGGACCTTGTTGATCGCGGGCCAGAGTCCGCCGATGTATTAGCGTGGTTGGAGCGCCCGTGGTTTCATGCCATTTGTGGGAATCACGATCTCATGACTTGGCGGCGGGCGATGAACAACCCGGTTCCCCAGGTCGATCATCGCCTCCATGGTGGTGAGTGGTTGGATGCATGCGATAGCGATACCCAAGCACGTATCGGTGCGTGCTTGAACGCCTTGCCGTTGGCAATTGAGGTCGAAACGCCGGGCGGTGTTGTCGGTCTGGTACATGCCGACTTTCCTTATGACGACTGGCAAGCTATCCACGGCGCTACCTTCAGTCCAGAGGACGAGGATGCATGCCTGTGGTTCATAGACCGATATCGACTGCAATATGCCCAGCCTGTTCGCAATGTTCGGGCGGTTGTCCATGGCCATATGACGCTGCGCAAACCAGCACAGCTCGGCAATGTCTACTACATCGATACTGGTGGATGGCAAGATGGTGGAAGGTTCACGTTGCTGGATCTACATACCCTCAAACCTTGGCTGCGTCGTTCCTGA
- the xth gene encoding exodeoxyribonuclease III, with amino-acid sequence MKLATWNVNSLNVRLPQVLDWLAANPVDVLCIQELKLTDDKFPEAAFKEAGYHAVWAGQKTYNGVAIVSRVPGTSMVRNLPTYEDPQQRVLALTFPSADGDVRVVCAYCPNGQSVGSDKYAYKLEWFAAMRAWLADEIKQYPRLAVLGDYNVAPADEDVHNPEKWEGQVLVSEPERQALRDLIDLGLADSFRLFEQPEKSFSWWDYRQFAFRRNAGLRIDHILLSPPLVKRCTACVIDKEPRRNEQPSDHAPVVATLTFD; translated from the coding sequence ATGAAACTCGCCACCTGGAACGTCAACTCCCTCAACGTGCGCCTGCCCCAGGTGCTGGACTGGCTGGCCGCCAATCCCGTCGACGTGCTCTGCATCCAGGAACTGAAGCTGACCGACGACAAGTTCCCCGAGGCCGCCTTCAAAGAGGCCGGCTACCACGCGGTCTGGGCCGGCCAGAAGACCTACAACGGCGTTGCCATCGTGTCGCGCGTGCCGGGCACGTCCATGGTGCGCAACCTGCCCACCTACGAAGACCCGCAGCAGCGCGTGCTGGCCCTGACCTTCCCCAGCGCGGACGGCGACGTGCGCGTGGTCTGCGCCTATTGCCCCAATGGCCAATCGGTCGGCTCGGACAAGTACGCCTACAAGCTCGAATGGTTTGCCGCCATGCGCGCCTGGCTGGCCGACGAGATCAAGCAGTACCCCCGCCTGGCGGTGCTGGGCGACTACAACGTCGCCCCGGCCGACGAGGACGTGCACAACCCCGAGAAATGGGAAGGCCAGGTGTTGGTCTCCGAGCCCGAGCGCCAGGCGCTGCGCGACCTGATCGATCTGGGCCTGGCCGACTCGTTCCGCCTGTTCGAGCAGCCCGAGAAGTCGTTTTCGTGGTGGGATTACCGGCAGTTCGCGTTCCGCCGCAACGCCGGCCTGCGCATCGACCACATCCTGCTGTCGCCGCCGCTGGTCAAGCGCTGCACCGCCTGCGTCATCGACAAGGAACCGCGCCGCAACGAGCAGCCTTCCGACCACGCGCCGGTGGTGGCCACGCTGACGTTCGATTGA